In Dehalogenimonas etheniformans, one genomic interval encodes:
- a CDS encoding DMP19 family protein, translating into MLYYNEVMNGGHKQYFKNANDVDQQEVLTALKLVQVDAFVDIFPRAIEIQKKESLTTKTMSPKWTSWTRCSTKSNLNLLT; encoded by the coding sequence TTGCTTTACTATAATGAAGTCATGAATGGTGGGCACAAGCAATATTTTAAAAACGCAAATGATGTTGATCAGCAAGAAGTTCTAACTGCGCTTAAATTGGTGCAAGTTGATGCCTTTGTCGATATTTTCCCTCGTGCTATCGAGATACAAAAAAAGGAGTCTCTGACGACAAAGACTATGAGTCCAAAATGGACGAGTTGGACTCGTTGTTCTACGAAATCCAACCTGAACTTATTGACTTAA